In the genome of Sphingobium yanoikuyae, the window GCTGACGGTCGTATCGACCGACGGGCAGCCGGTCGAACCGGTCACGGTCGAGGAATTTCGGATCGGCCCGGGCGAGACCTACGACGTCGAGTTCACCATGCCCGAGGGCGGCGCCCGCACCATCTTCGCGCAGGCTATCGATCGGAGCGGCTATGCCCGTGGTACGATCGCACCAGCCCCGGGCATGGCGGCAGCCGTGCCGCCGCTCGATGCCCGGACCTGGCTCGAGCCGGTCGACATGATGGGCGCGATGGCGACGATGGGCGCAATGGGAGGCGACGCGCATGCCGGGCACGGCATGATCGAGATGCCGGCCAGGGCACAGCACGCCCGCACCGAATATGGCGCCAATACCGACATGCGCGTCGACTATCCGCGCACCAATCTCGACGATCCGGGCGCGGGCCTGCGCGGGCGCGACTGGCGCGTGCTGACGCTGGCCGACCTGCGCACGCCGGGCGGCGATCCCGACCCGCGCGAGCCCGAGCGCGATATCGAGCTGCATCTGACGGGCAATATGGAACGGTTCATCTGGTCGCTCGACGGCCTCAAGCTCAACGATTCCCGGCCGCTCCATTTCAGGCCGAACGAGCGGCTGCGCGTCACCTTCGTCAACGACACGATGATGGCGCATCCGATGCATCTGCACGGCATGTGGAGCGATGTCGAAGGCCCGGACGGCGCCTTCCAGGTCCGCAAGCATACAGTCGTGGTCCAGCCCGCCCAACGGGTGAGCTTCCGCGTCACCGCCGACGCCTTGGGTCGATGGGCCTTTCACTGCCATCTGCTCTATCACATGGCGGCCGGCATGTTCCGGGAGGTGGTGGTCGCATGATCCGGATTTTCCCCTCGCGCGGCATCGCTCTTGGCGCTGCCCTCTTCCTGGCGCCGGCGATCACGGCTCCCGCTCTCGCGCAGGATGCCTCGCCCCCGTCGCCCGCCACCACCCCTGCCCAAACGGCCACTCCCGCTCCGCACGCCCCTTCCGCGCAAGGCTCTCAGGACCATGCGGGCATGGGCATGCCGGGCATGGATATGACCGACACGAAGGCGTCCGGTAACGGCGCCACGATGGACATGGGCTCGATGCAGGGTGGCAAGGCCCCGCCGGACGCGCGCAACTCGGACGATTATGCCGACGGCTACCGCAACTCGACGCTGCCGGGCTATGAGATGGCCGACAAGCTCTCGATCCCCAAGATACTTGTCGATGAGCTCGAGTTCACCAGCGGCAACGAGGGGCAGGGCGTGGGCTGGACCGTGCTCGTCACCAAGGGTCAGGACAATGACAAGCTCTGGCTGCGCAGCCAGGGGCTCAAGAACTCCCGCGACCAACGTCTCGATCCGGAAAGCAGCGTCGAGGCGCTGTGGTGGCACAGCAAGAACCCGTTCTGGGGCACGCTGCTCGGGGTCAGGCAGGATCTCGGCAAGGGCGCGACGACGTGGCTGGCCGCCGGCGTCGAGGGACTGGCGCCTTATTGGTTCGACGTCCAGTTCACCGGCTATGTAGGAACCGATGGGCGTCTCGCGGCGCGCGCCAAAGCCTCCTATGAGGTCCTGTTCACCAATCGGTTGATCCTTACGCCGCAGGTGGAGACCAATATCTATTCGAAGCGGTCGGGCGATCGGCAGCTCGGCAGCGGCTTCAGCAATGTTGAGCTGAGCGGACGGTTGCGCTACGAGGTGTCGCGCAAGTTCGCGCCCTATATCGGCTTCGTCTGGGAGCGCGCATTTGACGGCACGGCCGATTTCCGTCGCCTGCGCGGGGAAGGGCCTTCCGAACACAGGCTGGTGATCGGCTTGCGCGCCTGGTGGTGATCCGGGGATGGCGACTTGAGGGATCGACCGCGAACGCGCCGCGTTACAAGGCTGGATCGCAAGCCAACGGTCGCTGGCCGGCCTCTTTTTTCGTCTTGCTGCTCGCGGCGGCTGCGGCGTCGGCGGGACAGACGGCCATTCTCGCCTTCCTTCCGACACTGGTCGACCCGGCTCGTGGCGCGCTATCGTCAAGCGCTCATGATTTTCATGTCGCGAGCCTGACCGCGGTCCACCCCCTGGCTGCCTTGCTGGCGGCGCCGCTCTGGGGCTGGATCGCGGACCGGGTCGACTATCGGGCGATGTTGCGCGCAGCGCTGGTCATCCTCGCGCTGGTGACCGCGCCGATCGGCCTCGTCGGGCTGCCTGAGCTTTATGCATTGCGCCTGGTGGCGGGGATGGCGGCGGCCGCCATCATACCGCTGGGATTGCTCTGCGCGAGCTTTGCCGCAAACGGGCGCGCGGACCAGGCGCGGCGCTTCACCTGGCTGACCGCCTTCGTGTTTCTGGGCGATCTCGCCGGTCCGCTGGTGGCGGAGGTCTCGGCCGCGATCCTGCCCCGCGCTCCCCTCATGATCCTCGCTCTCGGCATCGGTGCCGTCGGGGCGGCGCTTTGCGCCGTTCGTCTGCCGCGCTGGTGTGCACCTTGCATCGATGGCGGAGACCTGCCCGCGCCGACGCTCGGCGCGACGCTGATCCTGCTTTTCGTCACGATCGTCGCGGGCGGCGGGCTGGCGGCGATGCATGTCAATCTCCTGGTGACGCGGAGCGTCATTTCGCTGAGCCGCGAAGAGATCGCCTGGATGCTCAGTCTCTGCGGATTGGGCATGCTGGCAGCACAGATCTTCCATGCGAGGCTCGATTGGCTGGTGACCATGCCGAGGCGGCTTGCGGGGCTGACGCTCGGCCTGCTGGCTGCGGCGCTCTTCCTGTTCCCTGTCGCCGCGAGCATGGCCGAACTCAGTGGGATCATCGTTGCTGCCGGCTGGAGCTCGGCAACCCTTCGATTGGTCACCAGCTTCTGGATCAGCGGTGCGGCAGCCCCTTCGGGTCTGAAGCTCGGTCTCCAGCATTCCGCCGCCAGCATCGGGCAGGCGCTCGCGCCGCTGGCGATCGCCGTCGTCGCTCCCGGGGCGCAGCACTTAGTCTTGTGGGGGATTGGTGGTCTGTCGCTGGCGCTGCTTGTGTCCTTGCCGCTCGCCTGGAGGCCGCGCGCCATCGTGAAATCTTCAGCGTGATGAGGGGTAGGGGGCATCAATGCGTATAGATCATTAGGAACCCTATCGCATGCTTCCGGGAGCCGTTCATGAAGACCCGTCTTTCTGCCGCCTTGCTGTTCCTCGCCCTGCCCGGCGCAGCGCTTGCGGCGAATGATGTCGTCGTCCACCGGGACCCGGGTTGTGGATGCTGTGAGAAGTGGGCCCAGGCGCTTCGCGCGAAGCTGGGCCGCACGGTCGTCATGCGCGACGATGCGTCGCGCGGGGCGCTTCAGCGGAGGGCCGGCATGCCGGGCACGCTGGCATCCTGCCACAGCGCGATGGTTGATGGCTATCTGATCGAGGGCCATGTCCCGCTCGCCGATATCAAGCGCCTGCTGGCAACCCGTCCCGTAGGCGTCAGAGGCATTGCGGTGGCGGGGATGCCGATCGGCTCGGAGGGCATGGAAGTGGCAGGCGCCGCCCGCCAACCCTATGCGGTGGTGTCGTTCGGCAGTTCGGGCCAGAAGGTCTTCGCGCGGCATTGATCACGCACGCCTCGGCTCTCGCTGGTGATTTCCTGTTTGAATGACTGGGACTTGCTCGCCCCCACCTGTATAGTCATTTGATGCATGCTCCCGCTCGCCCCCATAGCCGCGCATCCGCTCCCCGGACGAAAGCTGCTTCTGTGGGCGAACCCGCGGTCGACGCTGCCGGTGCGGAGAAGCAACCTCGCTATGTGGCGATCAAAGACAGCATTTTCGAGGACATCCGGGAAGGTCGCCTGAAGCCCGGCGACCAGACGCCGTCAGAGGCCGAGCTCGTCGAGACGTTCAAAGTCTCGCGCATGACCGCAAACCGGGCGTTGCGGGAACTGCAATCGGCCGGTGTCGTGGTACGGCGGGCGGGGCGGGGCAGCTTTGTCGCCGAGCCCCGGCCGATCGGGCAGCTGATCGAGATCCGCAACATCGCGGAGGAGGTGCGCGGCAGGGGCCACGCCTATCGCGCGCGCGTCATTTATAATATCGAGATACGGGCTGATGCGGAAAGGGCAGCTCTGCTGGAAGTCGGCTTGGGCACGCGCCTCTTCCATTCGCTTATCGTCCATCACGAGACCGAATTCCCAATTCAGGTCGAGGAGCGCTTTGTGCTGGCATCTGCTGCGCCACGCTACGGAGAGAGGGATTTCAGCGCCTCGACGCCGAATGAATATCTGACACGTGTTGCCCCGCTCGAGCGAGTAGAGCACCGGGTGTGCGCGGCGATGCCGGATACAGCCATGCGAACAATGCTGGGCCTCGCTGAAGGAGAACCAGTGCTAATGATGACGCGCAGAACCTGGAGTCGCGGACGTCTCGTATCGCACGCTTGGCTCACGCACCCGGGCAATCGGTTCGAGCTATCGGCGGCTTTTTCTGTTGGGACCTAGCGATCAGCCCGCGCCCAACTTGACGGCCGATTTGCGCCTGCGCCGCAACCATCGCACGTCGGCGCGACTGAAGCTCTTAAACAGCAGGTAGAAGCCCGTCCCCGACAGCCACAAAGTACCGAACGCAACGAAGACGATCAGCGGGTGATTGAAGCTGGTGCGGTTCACATAGTCCATATTGTGGAGCATCCAGAAGAAATCCCAGGTGCGCCATGTGTCGCCGCGCATGACCAGGAATCGGCCGGTGTCGGCGGAGATGTAGGCGCTGCTGTTCTCTGCGTCCGCGAAATCCAGTCGCCACATGGTGCCTTCGTGCTCGCGCGCTTCCACATTCGGTTCGGCGAGCAACGTTGCCTTGCGGATCGGTGCTTCATTCACCATCGTCGCGACGTCGCGCGCGACCTGCTCGTCGACCCGAACCGGGGCGCCGCTCGTCGCGTCGATTAGCCGCGTGCCCGTGGTGGATCGAAGCTCGTAGACGGGGCGTGTGGCAAGGGACCGCAAGGCGATGCCGAGCACGGGACCATCAAGAGCGAGCTTTGCCGGCGCAATATAGTCACCGGCAGGTAGGGCGTGCTGATGGCTGGCCTGCGCACTGTGTCCGCCGACCTTCTCCTGATCGAGCAAGGCCATCATCGAGCCGCTCAGAGCCCAAAGGAGAAACTGCACGCCCAGGATCAGGCCGACCCATTTGTGGATGCGCCGAAAAAAGAGCGGGGTGAACCGGATTTTCTTCATGCCTTCTTCTTCCTGCGCCGCGGGAACGACCAAAGCAGCAGCCAAGCCCCGGCCAGCGCCATGGCAAGGGCACTCCAGGTCGCCACGCGCAGCAGCGGATTGTTGACGTCGGAGCGATCGTCATAGTCCATGATGTGCAGCATCCACGCGAAATCGAACACGCGCCACAGCGCATGGCGGCGCGAGATCAGCTCACCGGTCTGCGGAGAGAGATACAGGGTTGGCCGGTTCCAGGCATCGAATTCGACCTGCCAATAGGGAGGCTTGCGCGCCTGCATTTCCAGTGGCGCCGTCGTCAGCAGCCGGGCTGCGACGATGTCCCCGGTGCCGCTGTAGATGCGCCGAGCGGCGGCGCGGATTTGTGCCTCGCTCAAATCGGGGATGGGCTGTCCCGAACCTGCATCGAAGAGTCTTGGACCACCCGGGGTTTGCGCGCGCCAGACGGGCTGATCCATGAACCGTTGCAGGCGGATCTCGGACGCGTCGGGAGCCGATTGAACAATCCGCGCCGGCGGGACGAAGCTCGCAAGGTCGATGGGGGCGACGACCGGTGGGCGGACCAGATCGTCGCCATGGATGATGTCGATATGGACGGCCACCATATAGAAGCCGGTCAGCGTCCAGAGCAGAACCTGGACGCCGACGATCAGGGCCAGCCACTTGTGCGTCCGGCGGATGACCAAAGGCCAGCGAATTGCCATGTGCTGCCCTTCAGAACGCGGTTCGGAAGCCGGCGTAGAAGCGCCGTCCGAGCAGATCATAGGTCATCGTGTCGGTGTTGGCATCGGTGAAGCTCTGGATATAGGGCGCCTTGCGGTCGAACAGATTATCGGCCCCGATCTGGAAACGTGTCTTCTCGTCGATCGCGAAGGCAAGCTGAAGATTGTGGTAGAAGACGTTCGGCGTGCGGTAGCCGATGTCGCCGGCCGATGCGTTGAAGTCGGTCGCCTTGCCGATCCATTGTGTCGACCAGGTCGCGCTGATGCCGTCCTTTTCCGCCGTCAGCACGCCATAACCACGCCATTTCGGATAGCCGCCATTGCCGCCCCCGATAAACCCGTCGAAATAGATCGGCGCGCCGCCGGAGAAGGGGTTTACGACATATTTGTTGAGATAGGTCATGTTGAGATCCAAGGAGATCTTCACCTCGCCCACCGCACCACTGTACACCAGACCCAGATCGAGACCATTCATCTCCTCGCGGCCGGTGTTGATGGGCTGGGCGGAGAGGTAAGTGACCTCGCCGGTCAGCGCGCTGCGCGTAAAGTCGCTGCAGAACGGGTGCGACAGGTTCTGGCTCGCATAGCAGACTGCGAGCTTGGTCGAGCCGGGAATGGCCCGGATCGCGTCCTTGATCTTGATGTCGAACCAGTCTGCCGTCAGCGACAACCCTGGGATGATGCCGCGCGGCGATATCACCGTACCAACGGTCCAGGTCGTGGAGCTTTCGGGCCGAAGGCTCTGGTTACCGCCCACTGTGGTGAGGATCGTGGTGCCGAGCTGCGTATAGTTGGCCGGCACACCGGACGCCTGACAATTGGCGATCAAGGTCACGTTGCCGCTGGAGGTGTAGCGCGAGCAGGGATCGGTCGTGGTCAGATTGCCTTCCGAGACGCCGCCGAAAAGCTCCGGCACGTTGGGAATGCGAAAGCCCGTCCCATAAGTGCCGCGCAGACGGATGCTGTCATTGACTACCCAGTCGGCACTGAGCTTGTAATTCCAGTCGCTCCCGAAGAGATTATAGTCTGAGTAGCGGACTGCGCCATCGAGCGTGAGCGCCTTGGCGAAAGCTGTGTTGGCAAGCACCGGCACCGATAGCTCGAGATAGGCTTCCTTGGCGGTGCTCGAGCCCGAAATAGGATCCTGCTGATTGACGTTCGCCACGCCGAGCACCGTCAACGGGTCGGGATCGCGCCAGCCTTTTTCGCGCCGATAGACCACGCCGGTGGCGAAGGACACCGCGCCGGCTGGAAGGGAGAAGAGATCGCCGTTGAGGTCAGCCGTGACCGTGCCGAGTTCGTTGCCTCCGCGATCGCGCGAGGTGAACAGAATATAATCCAGAACCTGAGGTGTCAGGTCTCCGAACCCAAGATAGTCACCGCAGGGGATGGCCGCGCCCGCCGTGCTGGAGCATTTGCTCCTGTCGAGCGTGTTCGCGACGCGCTCGAGATTGGCGATGTTGGTCGAGCCGTCGACGGCCGTGTTACGCCCGAAGCTGCCCGCGACTTCCCAGGCCCAGTCGTTCGCCAGCTTGCCGCGCAGCCCGAAGGTGCCTTGCCAGGTATCGGTCTCCTGGAAGAAGTGGCGCGCGCCGGGTTCGGCGAGGCGGCGCTGGGCCAGGACCAGGTTCTGGCCGGTCGGATTGGTCGGATTGCTGGCTGGTATCGAGAGATTGCGCAGCGTGCCGGGTGTCGCGATCTGATTCGACTTGCGGAACGTATAGAGGAACTCGCCGAACGCCTGGATACCGTCGGTCAGCGCATAGTCCGCGAAGAAGGCCGTGCTGACGCGCTCGACTGGGCTGACCGCATTGAGAAACGGGTTCGAGTTGAAGTTGTGCTTGGCGGGACTGTAAGGCTCGTAGAAGTTCCCGTTCCCTCCGGGTACCTGGTTGAAGTTGATCTGTTGGCCGTTGGGCAGCACCGCGCGTCCGCCGATCGTCGAGGCGCTGTTGACGCAGCTCAGCGAGCCCGGCGTCGTTTCAGCGAGCGAGCAGGGCGCACGCGAGGCCATGTTGACGGCGCTGGTCTTCTGGTAGGTGACTGCTGCCATGAACCCGCCACGATCGTTGCGAATGCCCCAAAGTAGGTCCGCGGTGAGATCGGAGCCGTCGCCGCGCTCGGTAATGCCTTGTCGGACGCTGAGACCCAGGCCTTCATAATCGGTGCGCGTGACAAGGTTGACCACGCCGGCCATGGCATCGGCCCCGTAGATAGCGGACGCGCCATCCTTGAGGACATCGGTGCGTGCCAGCGCCACGACCGGGATCATGTTGAGATCGGGTGAGGAATTGGCGCCGGTGCCGCCCGCGACGAGGCGTCGGCCGTTGAGGAGCACGAGTGTGCGCTTGATGCCGAGGCCGCGCAGATTGACCTGAGCAGTGCCATAACCGTTGTTGGTCCAGTAGGCCGATGTCTGGTTGCCCGCGAAGCCGGCATTGGCCGGCAAACGCTGCAAGGCGGTTTCGATATTGACGATGCCGGTATTTTGGATCTGCTCGGCGGTGACCACGGTGGCCGGTCCAACCCCGGCCAGATCCTGCCGACGGATTCGTGAGCCGGTAACGACGATGTCGCTGTCATCCCCCAGGACTTGTGCTTTTGGCTGCGGTGTCGGATCGGCCTGAGCGAGAGCCGGCGCGGCGTAGCCCGCGACGATGGCGGCGCTGCCGAGCAGGGCCATCCTGATGGTCATGTGCAATCCCCCTGACGTTTTAGAACAGCCACAGACAACATCAGTTGTATATACAGGTCAACAGTATTTTTCCTGTTTTTCCAATACCTTATTCTCGTGAAATTTAGATATAGATATAGCTATAATACGCACGCCAGACGTCGAACCCTCATGACTGAAGAGATATTTTTGCGAGCGCTCATTTGCAAAGCTGCTGAGATAGGAGATCGAATATCATATCGTAATACAGCCTCGCACGCTTCGATTTGATGATCGGGACATTTGGCCGGCAAGAATGCGAAGCGGCATGATAACATGTTATTGGTGTCGGCGTGATATACCTAGGTATAGCGCTAGAGATGCTCCGGGAACATTAGTCCTTTGCTGAGCTTGCACGCGCCAGCGAAAGTAATACCGATGCGGACCGCATTTGATCCTCGTTTCCTGGATGTGTCGCGCCTTCTTCCGGATTGAGCCGCAGGTTCGCCTTTTGAGGCAGATGAAACGACTCCTGACGAAACGTCGTGCGACGAGTCCGGCGACCTGAGATCGTCGCGCAGCCACTGGGTCACTTGGCGATGATCCAATCCGGTTCGGCAGTGGCGGCGCAGTCCTCGAACGTCGATCGCATCCGCGGAGCCGACGGGCCGGCTTGTGCATGAGCCGCCCTGATTTTGCCGCTGGGCAGTACGGCAGGTTGCGAAAAATGCTTGCTGTGTCCCGGTCGGCGCGCGGGCGTGCAGCTCGCGCCTCGCACGATCACACGCGCAGCAGTCGCCCCACCGCCCGCATGATCGTCGCCCGGCGCGCCGCGTGCTCGGCAGCGTCGCGTGCAGCTCCGGTCATGCACCAGAGCTGGGTGAGGGCGGCGACAAGCCGGACGACATCCAGGGGCGTGAAGTCGGCGACGATCCGCCCCTCGGCCTGCGCCGCTGCGATCCCGTCCAGCTTCTCCCCGAGAAGGACCTCGCCGGCCGGGAGCATCAGAACATCCTGGCCACGCTCCAAATGATGCCAGGTCAGCAGCCTCCACAGGCGCGGGCGTTCGACCAGCAAGTCATAGGTGCGCCCCGCATAACCCTCAAGATCATTGGGATCGAAGCGATCGGCCTGCGCCGCGTCCATCACTTCCTGCGTCAGCGCGGCATCGAAGAGCGCCTCCTTGTCCCCGAAATAGGTGTAGAGCATCGGCTTGCTGATACCCGCCGCCTGCGCAATCCGGTCGATCCGCGCGCCCGCCAGCCCATGGGACGCGAACTCCTCGGTCGCTGCAGCCAGGAGCGTCTCGCGGCTCTGTGCGGCATTCCGCCGGGTTCGTTGCTTCATCACACCTCCAAGCATTGACGCATTCCAGGTTTCAAGTTACCTACCAGTTGGTAATATATGGAGTAACATATGTCCAATCACTGGTTTCTCACGGGCGCGTCCAGCGGCATCGGCCGCCATCTGGCTGAACTGATCCTGGCCGCTGGCGACGACCTTACCGCGACGGCCCGCAAGCCCGAAAGCCTCGATGATCTCGCGGCGAAATATCCGAGCCAGCTGCGCGTCGAAGCGCTCGACGTCACGGTCAAGGACGATATTGCTGCGGTCGTGGCCCGGGCGCAGGCGCGTCGACCCGTCGATATTCTGGTCAACAACGCCGGCGGCGGCGTGATCGGCGCCACCGAAGAGATGTCGAACGCCGAGGTCGAAGGCCAGATCGCGCTCAATCTCATGGCGCCCATCCACATCACCCGCGCCTTTGTCCCCGCCATGCGGCTGCGCGGGAGCGGCCGGATCATCCAGATCTCCAGCGCTAGTGGTCAGGGCTCGCTTCCGACGAGCAGTCTCTATCATGTGGCCAAATGGGGCCTGGAGGGCTTCAGCGAATGCCTCCGCCAGGAGCTTGAACCCTTCAACCTGTTCGTGACACTGATCGAGCCGGGCGGGGCGCGCACCAGCTTCAGCCACAATCTGCAATTCGCCAGCGAGATCGCCGCGTATCGCGATACGCCCGCCGGCCATATCCGCAAGATGTTCGAGACCGCCGGAAACGAGCTCTACACGCTCGACCCGCAAAAGATCGCGCAAGCAATCGTTGATGTCGCAACCAGCGACCATCCGCCGCTGCGCGTGACTCTGGGGGGTGACGCTTTCGGCGTTGTCCAGGCGGCGCTGCAATCGCGGCTCGCCTTTCTGCAGTCCCAGGAAGCGCTCGCGCGCTCGGTCGCTTTCGACAGTTGAGCTTTTCCGTCTTCCAGCTTTCGTCTCCGCGCGGTGCGACGCGCCTCACCGGGGCCCGGCAACCCTGTCGTCAGCGCCGTTATCCGATACTTAGGTATAGTCATCCGACACGATTGCAGAGGCGCCACACGGGCAATCGCTTGGTACCATCGCAAGAGAGGAAAACCCTCGCGGTCGCCAATCAAGGGTGCGCAGACCTTCGCAGTCTGCGTGCCCTTGATGTGGCAGCGCGCCGCCCCGCCACGCGCGTCATGAACGGGAGCGGCCTTCTGCGAAACCCAACGCTCCGCCGCATTTTCTATAAGCTCTCGCTCGAATTGCTGCGCGCCGCCTTCTTCTTCCTGCGATTGGGCTTGAAGAATGACGAGTGTTTGTGCGCGCGTCTCAATAGGCGAGGCACACGGCTTCCGGTCGCCGCCGCCGTTCTTTGTCACAATGGCAAACGGCTACGGCCGGCGACCCTGATCGATCCGGCGTGCGAGCACGTCGGCAAGGATGACTTCGTGTGGATCAAAATGTCCCAGCCCAGCGAAACAGAACTTGCCGACATCGCCGGGAATTACGGCCTTCACCCGCTTGCCATGGAAGGTGCCGACAACGGCCACCAGATTTCGAAGCTCGACGATCACATGCTCAGGGTTGAGAGCGCCATCACCGGCATCCGCGACATCCTGATCTCGGTGTTCGAGGCGAGTCACCTGCTCGAACAGCAGCGCCAAGGTGCGATCACCCGTTAGCTTGCCGCCCGGGCTGCGATCCTCGCGGTGCCTACCGCGATTGCCGGAATCTACGGCATGAATTTCGAGAATATGCCCGAACTGAAGACGCAATGGGGATATTTCGTCATCCTCGGCGTCATCGCTGCGGTCTGCATTGGGCTCTACATCCGGTTCAAACGTAGCCACTGGCTTTGACGGCGCAGATCGGCTTTCCACATCGCGCCGGGCTGAGGCTGCCGGGGGCCGGCCGCCATAACTCAATGCTTTCGCAGAACCTCGGCGCGGTGCCGGTCCAACGCATCGAGCAAAGCCCTGCCGATCAAAGGCTTTGCGAGAACGTGATCGAAGCCCGCCTCGGCGGCCCGCCAGGCCAGCAGCGTGTCGTGAAAGCCTGAGATCATGATGGCGCGTCCCGACCATCCGATCTCGCGAAGGTGACGCAGCATCGCGAATCCGTCGATGTCGGGCATGCGATAGTCGAGGATGACGCAGTCTGCCTCCTTCGCGCGGGGGTCGGCCAACAGCGCGTGGCCGGTCGTATATCCCCACACGGCATAGCCGCGCGATCTCAGCAGCAGCTGGAGGCCACGCCGCACGCCGGGATCGTCGTCGGAGACGAGGATGGTGTATCTGCCATCATGCTGAGTGGAACGGACCGATGGCATTGCGAGAAGCGGACACCCGTGTGACGATTGCACCATCGATCGCATATCGCGCCTCGTCCCGTCGCTACGTAGAGGTCGCAGTCACTTCGGCTTGCGGCCCATGCCCGCGGCAAAGGCGATCCGCAGGGCTTCGGACAAATTGCGGACCTCGAGCTTGGCCATCAGGCTCGCGCGATGGACCTCGACCGTTCGCGATGAACAGCCCAGGTCATAGGCGATCGTCTTATTGGGCAGGCCGTTCGCCAGCCCTTCCAGCACTTCACGCTCCCGGGGCGTCAGTGCAGCGACCCGCACGCCGGCTTCAGAGGTTTCCAGAGTGCGAAGGTCGACATCGTCGAGACGCGCGAACGCGCGGCTGACGGCGCCGAGCAGGGCGGCTTTCTCGAAGGGCTTCTCGAGAAAGTCGACCGCGCCGCCTTTCATGGCCTGCACCGCAACCGACACGTCGCCATGGCCGGTCAGGACGATGACCGGCATATTGACCCCGCGTGCTGCCATGCCGGCCTGAACCTCGAGACCGTCCATCTCGGGCATGCGCACGTCGAGGATGACGCAGCCGACGGCCGCCGACTTCGCCTCCTTGAGAAACTCCACGCCCGAGGCATAGGTCACGACGTCGTAGCCCGCGGTCTTGAGCGCAAAGCTCGCCGCCTTGCGGATGCTCTCCTCGTCGTCGACCAGATGGATGACGCGTCTATCCCCCATGTTCCTCCTCCGCCCGCGCATGGATCAAGGTAAAATGAAAGCGCGCGCCGCCGCGGTCGGGGCGCTCCATCCAGATACGGCCCCCATGCGCTTCGATGATGGTCCGGCAGATCGAAAGGCCGAGGCCCATGCCGTCGGCCTTTGTCGACTTGAACGCCGTGAAGAGCTGCTCCCGGACCTCGTCGGCGATGCCGGGGCCGGTATCCGCCACGGTCACCTCGATCAGCCCGTCAGGGCGCAACCTGGTCGCCACCTTGAGGTCGCGAACCGGACACTCCGCCATCGCCTCGATGGCATTGCGCATCAGGTTGACCAGCACCTGCTGGATCTGCACCCTGTCGACGAGGACCGGCGTCGCGGCGGGATCGACTGCAAAGAAGCTGCGGATGCCGCGCTCGCGGGCGTCGACCAGCGCGAGCTGGCTCGCCTCGGCGATGACCCGCGGCAGCTCGTGGAGGCTCTTGTCGACCTCGCCGCGGGCGACGAAATCGCGCAGGCGCCGGACGATATGGCCGGCCCGCAGCGTTTCCTGTGCCGCATCATCCATCACCGACCGTAGCGACACGAAGGGTTCGTCGTCCCGCTCGTCGAGCATGTCGCGGATCGTCTCGAGATAGAGCGCGACCGCGGCAAGCGGCTGGTTGAGCTCATGCGCGAGGGTCGAGGCCATCGTGCCCATCGCGCTCAGCCGGGAGACATGGACCAGCTCTGCCTGCAGTTCCTTGAGCCTGAGCTCATCCTGCTCCTTGGCGGTGAGATCCCGGATGAAGCCGGTGAACAACCGCTGCCCGTCTTCACCGGCCTCGCCAACCGACAGCTGCATCGGGAA includes:
- a CDS encoding copper resistance protein B — protein: MIRIFPSRGIALGAALFLAPAITAPALAQDASPPSPATTPAQTATPAPHAPSAQGSQDHAGMGMPGMDMTDTKASGNGATMDMGSMQGGKAPPDARNSDDYADGYRNSTLPGYEMADKLSIPKILVDELEFTSGNEGQGVGWTVLVTKGQDNDKLWLRSQGLKNSRDQRLDPESSVEALWWHSKNPFWGTLLGVRQDLGKGATTWLAAGVEGLAPYWFDVQFTGYVGTDGRLAARAKASYEVLFTNRLILTPQVETNIYSKRSGDRQLGSGFSNVELSGRLRYEVSRKFAPYIGFVWERAFDGTADFRRLRGEGPSEHRLVIGLRAWW
- a CDS encoding MFS transporter codes for the protein MVIRGWRLEGSTANAPRYKAGSQANGRWPASFFVLLLAAAAASAGQTAILAFLPTLVDPARGALSSSAHDFHVASLTAVHPLAALLAAPLWGWIADRVDYRAMLRAALVILALVTAPIGLVGLPELYALRLVAGMAAAAIIPLGLLCASFAANGRADQARRFTWLTAFVFLGDLAGPLVAEVSAAILPRAPLMILALGIGAVGAALCAVRLPRWCAPCIDGGDLPAPTLGATLILLFVTIVAGGGLAAMHVNLLVTRSVISLSREEIAWMLSLCGLGMLAAQIFHARLDWLVTMPRRLAGLTLGLLAAALFLFPVAASMAELSGIIVAAGWSSATLRLVTSFWISGAAAPSGLKLGLQHSAASIGQALAPLAIAVVAPGAQHLVLWGIGGLSLALLVSLPLAWRPRAIVKSSA
- a CDS encoding DUF411 domain-containing protein encodes the protein MKTRLSAALLFLALPGAALAANDVVVHRDPGCGCCEKWAQALRAKLGRTVVMRDDASRGALQRRAGMPGTLASCHSAMVDGYLIEGHVPLADIKRLLATRPVGVRGIAVAGMPIGSEGMEVAGAARQPYAVVSFGSSGQKVFARH
- the hutC gene encoding histidine utilization repressor, whose product is MAIKDSIFEDIREGRLKPGDQTPSEAELVETFKVSRMTANRALRELQSAGVVVRRAGRGSFVAEPRPIGQLIEIRNIAEEVRGRGHAYRARVIYNIEIRADAERAALLEVGLGTRLFHSLIVHHETEFPIQVEERFVLASAAPRYGERDFSASTPNEYLTRVAPLERVEHRVCAAMPDTAMRTMLGLAEGEPVLMMTRRTWSRGRLVSHAWLTHPGNRFELSAAFSVGT
- a CDS encoding PepSY domain-containing protein, with amino-acid sequence MKKIRFTPLFFRRIHKWVGLILGVQFLLWALSGSMMALLDQEKVGGHSAQASHQHALPAGDYIAPAKLALDGPVLGIALRSLATRPVYELRSTTGTRLIDATSGAPVRVDEQVARDVATMVNEAPIRKATLLAEPNVEAREHEGTMWRLDFADAENSSAYISADTGRFLVMRGDTWRTWDFFWMLHNMDYVNRTSFNHPLIVFVAFGTLWLSGTGFYLLFKSFSRADVRWLRRRRKSAVKLGAG
- a CDS encoding PepSY domain-containing protein; protein product: MAIRWPLVIRRTHKWLALIVGVQVLLWTLTGFYMVAVHIDIIHGDDLVRPPVVAPIDLASFVPPARIVQSAPDASEIRLQRFMDQPVWRAQTPGGPRLFDAGSGQPIPDLSEAQIRAAARRIYSGTGDIVAARLLTTAPLEMQARKPPYWQVEFDAWNRPTLYLSPQTGELISRRHALWRVFDFAWMLHIMDYDDRSDVNNPLLRVATWSALAMALAGAWLLLWSFPRRRKKKA